The stretch of DNA CATCGGTTGGGGCGTCCAATTGCTATCTGTAGGGGGATATATGAGAGAGATCAAGATTTTCGATACGACGCTGCGCGATGGGGAACAGGCCCCCGGGTATTCGATGGATCTGCAGGAGAAGCTGGAGGTGGCCCGCCAGTTGGAGCGGCTGCGGGTAGATGTGATCGAGGCCGGATTTGCCGTCGCCTCGCCAGGCGACCTTGCTTCCGTCCAGACGATCGCGCGGGCGGTGAAGGAAGCCCGCGTGTGCAGCCTGGCCCGCGCACTGCCCAGGGACATCGACGCGGCCTACGAGGGCGTGCGCGACGCGGTGGCGCCTCGGATCCATATCTTTTTGGCCACCTCACCGATTCACATGCAGTATAAACTGCGTATGACGCCGGAAAATGTGCTGGAGCAGACGGCTGCGATGGTCGCCTGCGCAAAAAAATATTGTGACGACGTCCAGTTTTCGGCTGAGGACGCCACCCGCTCCGACCGGGACTTCTTGGTCCGGGTCTGCGAGGCGGCGATCCGAGCCGGCGCCCTCACAATCAATTTGCCGGACACGGTCGGGTACGCCTACCCCGGCGAGATGCAGGAGCTGACTGCTTATGTGGTGGCACATACAAAGGGGATCGAAAAAGTGACGCTTTCGGTGCACTGTCACGACGATTTGGGGCTCGCCACCGCCAATTCGCTGGCCGGCGTGCTGGGCGGCGCGGCGCAGGTCGAGTGCACGGTGAACGGCATCGGCGAGCGGGCCGGCAACGCGTCGCTGGAAGAGATCGTCATGGCGCTGCACACCCGCCGGTCCTATTTCCAGGCCCGGTGCCGCATCGATACACAGCAGATTTACCGCACCAGCCGCCTGCTGCAGTCGGTGTCCGGCGTCCCGGTGCCGCCGAACAAGGCCGTGGTCGGCGCCAACGCCTTCGCGCATGAATCCGGCATTCATCAGCACGGCGTGATGGCGGAGCGTACCACCTATGAGATTATGACGCCGGCCTCCGTGGGACTGCCGCAGAACAAAATGGTGCTGGGCAAGCACTCGGGCCGCCATGCCTTTGAGGAACGTCTGCATGCCCTCGGGTTCGACCTGGCGCCCGAAAATATGCAGACGGCGTTTGAGCGTTTTAAAGTCCTGGCCGACAAGAAAAAATTCATCCAAGACGCAGATCTGGAGGCCTTGGTTGAGAGCCGGGAGAACACGCTGCCCGGCATGATTTCTCTCGAAAGCTTCGTGATAAACGCGGGTAGCGTGATCGACGGTACAGCCATCATCAAGCTGCGTATGGGGGACAAAGTGGTACAGCGCGTGGCGATGGGCGACGGGCCAGTCGACGCGTCTTTCAAAGCCATCAACGAGATTGTGGGAGAAGAGTTCTCGCTGGAGAGCTACCAGCTCGGCGCCGTCACCGAGGGCGGCGACGCGATGGGAGAGTGCGTGCTGCGGTTGAGCCTGCGCGGGCGTTCCGTCTCCGGTCGGGGCGTCTCCACCGATATCATCGAGGCCACCATCAGGTCGTATATCCACGCCGTGAACAAATTGATGGCATAGGGTGGGGGACGGCCTATGAATGAGAAAATCATGATTTTGGACACCACGCTGCGGGACGGCGCCCAGGCGCCCGGCGTCTCTTTTTCGGTGGCGGACAAGATCGACGTCGTGTGCACCCTCGACGAACTGGGCGTAGATTACATCGAGGCTGGAAACCCCGCCTCGAATCCCAAGGATATGGATTTTTACGCCCGGATGCGCGGCCGGACGCTTCGGCACGCGCGGTTGGCCGCCTTTGGCGCCACCCGGCGCAAACACATGACGGCGGCGCGCGATGACCATCTGGCCGCTCTGCTTGCGGCGGAGACGCCTGTCGTCGTCATATTTGGAAAAACTTGGAAGTTACATCTCTCGACCGTGTTGGCCTGTTCGGAGGCGGAGAACCTTGCGATGATCGCGGACACGGTGTCGTTTTTGAAGGCGCAGGGCCGCGAGGTGATCTACGACGCCGAGCACTTTTTCGACGGATACCGCGACGATCCGGATTATGCGATGGAGACGC from Oscillospiraceae bacterium encodes:
- a CDS encoding 2-isopropylmalate synthase yields the protein MREIKIFDTTLRDGEQAPGYSMDLQEKLEVARQLERLRVDVIEAGFAVASPGDLASVQTIARAVKEARVCSLARALPRDIDAAYEGVRDAVAPRIHIFLATSPIHMQYKLRMTPENVLEQTAAMVACAKKYCDDVQFSAEDATRSDRDFLVRVCEAAIRAGALTINLPDTVGYAYPGEMQELTAYVVAHTKGIEKVTLSVHCHDDLGLATANSLAGVLGGAAQVECTVNGIGERAGNASLEEIVMALHTRRSYFQARCRIDTQQIYRTSRLLQSVSGVPVPPNKAVVGANAFAHESGIHQHGVMAERTTYEIMTPASVGLPQNKMVLGKHSGRHAFEERLHALGFDLAPENMQTAFERFKVLADKKKFIQDADLEALVESRENTLPGMISLESFVINAGSVIDGTAIIKLRMGDKVVQRVAMGDGPVDASFKAINEIVGEEFSLESYQLGAVTEGGDAMGECVLRLSLRGRSVSGRGVSTDIIEATIRSYIHAVNKLMA